From Quercus robur chromosome 8, dhQueRobu3.1, whole genome shotgun sequence:
TACGGATCTAAGCTGTATAACCAACCAAATCATTACACGTGTACATGTATAAATAACTTCTAAACTACAGAAATGAACTAATCCTAAActacaagttgcacaagctgtTGTTCTGGACTAAAGGACTGTCGTATTGCTATAACTGATGCAATCTTCCACTCCTCTGTTTTGGACCCCTGCCTCTCTGCCTGAAAGTTTGTCTCTCTCTATATCTCACTAAACACATTTCTAACACTCTCCCTCACGTGTAGGCCAAAACTACCTTTTAATAGGTGAGACCCAACACAtggaaatttaaagaacaatAGTTGATTGAAGAAAGAGATCAAAACCCCATAGACAACAATTCAAAGATCTTCAAATCGTTgtacaaaataaacaaaacaattacAGGTGACTACAACTACAATCGTATGTAGGAAAATAGCAACACCAATAAACCCATGATTGTGAAAAAACAACCACATATTTGGGCTGCAACAATGACATCACACTAGAAGAGACAACTGCAAACATATAGAAGTAAATctatggaataaaaaataaaaaatttagcccAACCTatcccaacaacaacaattgaTTGTTTACCTACCACAACTTTGTCAAACTTTGGTTAGTAATGAAGAAGTTTAcgccccccccaaaaaaataacaatatatatatcactaAAAATCTCAAAAGTGAACCTCAAAGTGGATTCTTCAAATTTTCACACAGTGCAATACAAGCGTAATATAAAGAATCAGCAAAATCCAAATTAACATACCATATAGCGGTTGGTGGTGAATTACATATTTcaacaaatgcaaaataaaaaggACAACATGCTTTTTACGATACAAACCTACGAATCAACTCCCATGACATTATTCATCAAGAAAAGTAGAAAACACaagccaaaaaattaaaaataaaaataaaaattaccaagtaataactcatcaaaaaaagagaaaaaataataacaatgcAATAATTAATGGTGGGTATCAAAATCCAAACATATTACAAATATCATAGAAGAAATTAAATCATAGTACCGAAATCCAAACGAATTGatgatattattttcttttttgacaacAAACCaattattgattattattagtattattattattattattttgttggctcagtaataactaataaatgAGAGATAGCAAAACCAGAAAGGCATAATTCAATGATGTTCATATCCTTTCATAGGATAAACAAACAGTTACAAGCTACTACAACAGTAGGGGAAGGGGGGAGGGTAACAAGGAAGTCCTTAAGTGTGGCAGAACAAAACATACAAATACTAGCATTTGATAAGAAAAGCCACAAATCCATCCAACAGCAGCTTTATGTTTCCACTCTCCGTTCACTTCAGTCGCTAGGAATTGATATAGAAAGATTCAAACAAATTAAAGAGGATCACAAGAAAAAAATGGTGCTACCAACAGATTTACCAATTGGCATCACTATGTAGAAATTATTTGTTTACCTAcacaaatgaaaaaagtttaattagtaTTGGAATAAGTTAATGCAACAAAAAAGGAAGTACCCGTAAAGCATTGTTctcaatacattttttttccttcaaaaaacaaagaaagcatAAATCtcactaaaattcaaaaacggaTTTTAGCTACATTTCACTAACCTTTATCGTCTGAAGCATTGATATCATTGCCATTATTGTTGTTGGTAACATCAACCTGGTTGATTGTTGTCCCTTTTGATCTCTCCAAATACTTAGAACTGAGATTGTGGGTCTCATAGCCAAAAATACCTTTGTGAACCTTGTGACGGAGGAAGATGAATGGTACATGCTCAATGATCCAATAATGTGACCCTTGCTTTGGATCCAAACTTTGTTCGAATTCACTGGGCATATCTGTAAATATCAATTCGCTAAGGTTTCTCAGGTGTTGGACACCAGAGGGTACCTCCATTAGTTGTGGACAACGTTCAATGCTCAATTTTTCAAGAAGGGGTAACGCTTCTTTGTATATATTCAATGAAATCAATTCAGTCAAATCTGCGAGCCCTAGCACTTTGAGTTTTGGAAATCCTCCTTTCCTAATTTGCAATTGCTCTCCATTGTACGCTTCCATTTCCAGTATGAGCTCCGCTAGATTAGGAAGATTTTGAAAGGCTTTGAATGGATCGTCACTTAACCTTGTCCAATAAAAGTTTATTGAGACTAGGTGTTGAAGTTCTGAAATCCAGTCTGGCAACTTGGCTAAACGCCCCTTCATGGAGATCTTTCGAAGACATTTAGGTGGAGATGAAATCGGCTGTAAATCAACAACCTCATCTTCATTGATCAAGCTTACATATAGATCTGTTAAGCTGTTCATGTTCTCAATAGAGGTACATAAGGCCCTTCCAGTCTCCTTAGTCAGGTTTACCAAGCCTAGATCCTTCAATTGGCTCAACTTTCCCAAATCTTCAACCAATTTGACCCCTCCAAGATTTGCGTCCACGTACTGTAGGTTTCCCAGTGCCTTTAAGCATCCAATGCTCCCATGTATTTTAACTCCTCTTAAAATATTAAGACTGATATCCATGTTGTCGTCAAAATAGTAGGCTAAAAGACAACGTAGCTTAtgaagcttgttgattgcaaaAGGTACCTCTTGTATTAGGGTTTGTTCCAGAGACAAAGTCTCCAGATTCTGGAGCTTTACAATGGATTTTGGAAGAGTCTTTACTTTTGTACCATTCAAGTTTAAATactttaaatgaaataaattcccCACATCTTCAGGAAGATGATCCAATAGAGTACTCTCAAAATCCAATACTTTCATaagcttgaaattttttaaaaatgaactcATAAAGGATTCGGGCAATTCATTAATATTGAAGAATAAAAGAGAATGGATGGGAGATTTCTTAAATCTTTGCAAGACACCATATGAAACTCTATGGACTGACATACGTCGAGTTGGTTCTTCATAACTTGACTCCCCTTTtgacaaaacatgacaaaaaccTAAATCTTCCATCTTTTGTAATATGATCTCATGCAATAGGTCATGGATTCCACACACTATAACTTCTCCACCAACATCAACCTCTAATACTTGAACCAAGCTTTTGTCAATAAGCTCAATCAAGTATTCTTGGCCGATCTCTTCCAATGTTTTATCCTTTATTTCGTTGACAAAGCCTTCGGCTATCCATTGTCGAATCAATGTTCTACATGAAATACGAAAATTCTCTGGATACATGCCAAAGTATAAGAGACAAGATTTAAGATGGTATGGTAAGTCTTCATAACTTAAGGATAGAACTTTGTGGACACCAGCAAGATGGGGATTTGTTCCTGACTCATAGGCAAGGTTGTCATGCAAGTTTCTCCATTCAGACATGGTTTTGTGTTTAGTTGATAATAGACCACCTATAGAATTAATTGCTAGTTGTAATCCTTGGCATTTCTCAACAATTTCTTGAGACAATTCCTCTAACTCTAAGGGGCAATGTCCTCCAAAGTCATTTCGGAATGCTCTTTTGCAAAAGAGCTCCCATGCCTTCCTAGGAGGCAGTGGTTGTAATTGATGAACATAGACAGGACAAgattttttgcaaaaattaacTACTTCACACTTACGTGTTGTGATAATTATTCTAGAAGCTTTGCTATTATCAGGTAAAACATGTTTTATATCCTcccaaaaatctatttttcgtATATCATCAAATACAACCACATACCTCTTTTGCTGCAAGTAATTCCTTAAGCTTAATATCAAGGACTCCTCATCCATTAAGTCCATTCCCAGAAGAGGACTCTTCATTTTCACCTCACAAAATTGCTTTATCATGCTCCTTAGTAGATCTTCAATGTTGTATGATTGAGAAACCGAGATCCAAGCCTGGCAGTCAAAGTGTCCTCTCACAGTTTGGTGGTCGTAGACTTTCTTGGCAAGAGTGGTCTTGCCCAGTCCCCCCATTCCCAATATCGAAAGCATAATTATGTGATGTGGCAGTCCTTTTACCAACCAGCTAATCAAATTATCTCTATGAAATTCAATTCCCACAATGTCAGTATCATCAAGATAAAGGGAAGCTTTTCGAGGATCATACCACCTAACATTTGGAGCACGGCTACTCAATCCATGAACAATGGATTTGAAGTGATATCTTTCAGTCCTTtccttaatttttagaattgatgCTTTGATCTTTTGAATCTCATATGCTATCTTATGGCGGGGTTTCAATGTTTTGAGATAGTGAGTAGTTTTATGGACAAAACCAGTGAAGCCACGTCGGTGAGGATTGTGTTGTGCCATGTGAAGCAAGTATTGGTCAATGGCAACGTCTATGCGGAAAACTACATCTCTTACTTGTTTCACCAATGTTTTGGCTGCAGGTGGGAAGAATGACTCTATGGAATTGAAATGAGAGAATTTTGGAATTGGAGCTGGAGCTGGAGGTGTTCCGTTACATACATAACCATGGGAATCAGTTGgaattatttcataattttcgGAACTGTCTGTTTGACTTGGAGACCTGGCTGGTGGGAAGAATTGCATTATGGAATGAGACAGATAGAATTGCGACAAATTTGGAGTGCTTCCAGTGAATGATAAACTACTTGTCTCAGGCTCGGCCTCAGTCTCATTCTCATTCTCAGTCTCAGACTTGTTGGCAGGAAAGAGTAATGAAATGGAAAGATTTGTTGGTCCATAATCACATATTGAACTGGCAGTTTCCGAGTCCGATGTGGTATTGGATGGTGGAAATAAATGCGAAAATGAGGGTTCCGTGGgattttgaattatttcttcATCATTTTGGGAACTGTCCGTTGTTTCAGACCTGACTGATGGGAAGAGTAACCCTATGGAATTGGAACGAGAGAATTTTGGAGACTTGTTGTCAGGGAAGAATAATGGAGACTCTGAGTCCGAGTGTGACAACATAGGTGATGGGAAAGTTGACTCTACCAGCGACCGTCTAAAATATGGACTTGTTTCTTCACGAACTGGACTACCATGGCCGTGAGACATGTTGATTAAGAAAATCAGTTCATCTTTGATGTCAGATACTTCTTCATGGATGCCTCCTAGCAGTTTTGCTTCGTGGGTCAATAAGAAAATCAGCCTATTGATAAGAGGAAATAGTACCATCTCCGCCATGACGCTTCTCTCCTTGCTCCAACCAAACCTATATATGCTATTTAATCTGAAATTGGCTTTTCTCTACGTATTATGATCCCACTTTCCTAAGCTTTCCTCTGCTTGATTTCTTGTAACTTTGTTTCTAGCATTTTTTTGACTCAGATAAGTTTGCTTGAGCCTTTGGTCACGTTTGTCAGAAACATTAATCGAGTTTTAACTAACTCATTAACGTGTGAGACTTTTTGACTTTCCTGGCCATTGCAAATAGCAAAGTCcacaaatattttaatagttaatTCTCTCATTCGAGGAGAGGTCCTTCTGGTTTCATCCTCGAAGTAGTGTCGAACCTTCCTTCCACTTTCCCTGCCAAATTCTGCTTAATCAATTTTGTTTATGAAAACAAATTCATATATGCGACAGAAACAAAGACTTCTTGACTTCGCTTGTCAACACTCAACTGTAGCAATGCCAATTATCAAGTAAACCAGAATTTAGGACAGGAAAATCAAATTCATATATGCGACAGAGACAAAGACTTTTTGACTTTGCTCGTCAACACTCAACAGTAGTTAATTCTCTCATTAGAGGAGAGGTCCTTCTGTTTTTAACCTCGAAGTAGCGTCGAACCTTCCTTCCACTTTCCTTGCCAAATTCTGCTTAATCAATTTTGTTTATGAAAACAAATTCATGTGTGACAGAGACAAAAGACTTCTTAACTTCACTCGTCAACACTCAACAGTAGCAATGCCAATTATCAAGGTGATGTAGGATAGaatcttcaaattaatttttgtaattatttaattttggtattttttatgtaaaattcgttattttaggtttagattatttattttcttgtttttaggtgcttttaatgttttttaggtcaaatttggtttatattatggttaggtattagttaagacttattttagaatatattttcttgccTATCAAATTTTATGGAACTCTTAAATAGACCTTTAAGTTTGGAAACATTATTAAGAGATtagaattaattaataaaaatccaGATGTTTTGTCAAAATTCTTTCTCCAATGATTTCAATTTATCGCCTTGTAGATTCGTGAACTCGAGGTTTATTACTCAGAAACTAACagtttaatttctatttatcAAAGAGAGTATCGTTAATGCTTTCTTTAGACTTCTGCGACATCACAAGTAAACCAAAATTTAGGACAGGAAAATCAAATTCATATATGCGACAAAGACAAAGACTTTTTGACTTTGCTTGTCAACACTTAACAGTAGCAATGCCAATTAGCAAGTAAACCATAATTTAGGAGaagaaatcatcaaaaaaatttttaaccAAGACAATATACTATTTCCTAATCGCTCATTGGGAAATTCTTAATAAAAGGTATGCTATTATTACGTATTATCTACAccatatagtatataatattagaagcatagtatttattgttgcaACTTATATGTcacatcattttatttattttaatttatttttttacaatactgaataatatataaaaatattaaaaaatttcatccagcttctttagaaaaagaaaatcaaaataaaaatttgcttaCTTGATTACTTTACTATTCATAGTCAATTATAACATTCAGATTAgctcaagaaaaaaattatatttattttaacataaaaacctACCTTTTCTGTTTTACCAAactacttttcaaaaacacatatcaaattttatatttttaactttatttcattaaaatatcaaactttttttttctaatttgttttttccttgttCACACACTATAACCACTATCCACTATCTTTCTTCATCTTGTTGAAACccatagaaagaataaaaaaaatgaaatgcacCACAACAATGCTTGTGTATATTTGCCcaattattgcaacaaaatgCATATTACACAATGGATGCATAAGCTGGTGTAgtgattttttggatttgttggAAAAATTAGGGGCTTATGCTATTTTTCATCCActtatgtgaatgctcttaattATAGTTTTCAGACTTGGATTGTTCAAAGAACCGgtaaagggagaggttcaagctTTTTAAGGTTAGACTGAGGTTCGATTGAGGTTGAACCATGATGATATTATAATTAACTTAgtaactaataaaaataaaaataattgtattaaatttgtaaatattagcaagattgactgaaaatatttaaaaaaattgaaacatactttcaaataaattttcatgatattataaggttaatagaaaataatacaACTTAAATAAGCATGATAATAAACTTGAAATAGCTTGTAACCCTATGCATATATatggatatacttaaaagatacaCAATAAGATGCATACTATAATTCGTACATAtgtaatataaatattattaatagtcattcttatatttttttaactttttaaaaagtcttgtaagaatattattggtagaaaatgtaaattttccattttttaaaattttttatgttcattaattctagactctttagtttttgtatgCAATAACTCATTTGGATGGACATTTAGATATTGTTCCACATTTGACtccatgattaaaaaaataaaactctctctaaaaataaataatttaggacacatgacgtaaaattggacttcaattgtagaattaatgtaattggattttttctaagttttgcctattaatatatatatatatatatatatatattactgtgcttccatctccttctcttcagcagtgcgtccccttccccctttatggtatcagagccacccttttctggccggtggtagtgtggttgtgttctttgtctcttgtccgtgtctacccgaacgcttgatattccgttgttgtgttcccttcttaccgtcgttggcgccaccctagtcgtaaagtgaaGTCCTAGAACCTAgctgtaaggcccgtttgagccaagagagggcgtgtagggcatgaaaggtataaggttggttagggtatgtgttacgaaatgcaacggttgtgagaaaaaacatgataactgagtgttgaacctaggatagtatggataagttgtggagatccaactcctctatcagttccaggactagttgtcctcctgatattgtaaatgaagaagatcacactattgatgataatgaggtgatccctgattttcgtaaatggactattcctaaagttgatactaaaactatttataaaactagttttgttgaaagtgcttttcattctgcttacaaagctagaactgttgaacaaattttctctatttcgagaattcatgaaaaatgctgtttgtttactaaaaagaatattaatgacttccttgctgctaaaaaattcagttatttgcatattggtacggttcaagttgctattaaaccactcacccaaaagggtattaatgcttctgttctcatgtgtttaagagatgctagatttaagatttttaaagatagcattcttggtatgatCACTACTTCTATGTATGATGGtcctatttattttaattgttatcctgatcttactcttgctttggatgatcctaatattgttaaagctttgacattgaatattgcttcatctggttatcacatggaagagggtagtaagccttttgctttgctCTACCGCATTTATTATAAActaatgggtactcaaatgaatccttgtgctatgattcctagagaaccttcaggtaaaaccatgttaattcaatgttcaacttctgatgctaaaatccaagttccaaaaatgattcaatggcaagatgttaaacttcctaatgattggttgttagaacaagaaacccctcctgctaaacccatttttgatgagcttgatctcacccatattcaacaatatcttgatggtactgttaaaataagttttcaaaacaatccacctttgaggatcaacgaaggaagacattcctttgctggatctgaaagtatttcaaaaagagatcgagagatcaatgaatttttgaaaaagaatttggaaacatcctctgatttaaagctaaaaggtatttcaagtgataaatctcaaattagctctgtttactattcaactaagcctgaaacttccactccatttagtaaaactgctaatgaagatgaggaagactCTGTTTCTGTTACTCCATCTGATTTTGATTCTCCTATTGAAACTCCTCccgtttaccaaaatcaattaagagttttgactgttttaaatgatgattttgaaattgattgggattttttgtacaatgagtttatgcttgcaacaaacaaaaccaagagaaaatatttccaaaataattttgctcagtctgataaagaccgtgttaaaagaaaatggttggaaatgatgaatcaattgaaaaaacatattttgttttttgattttcttgaaaaccattatgttccaaataatgaggtttcaaaacaacatttatatgtgataaagaaatcaaattttgttaagattgataaaaccattgttaggtctagtcatcctcctcttgattcaattttgataactactaagaaagatgaagtgacaaaagaggaagtgaggcctctcctttcaaaattgctgatgatcaaactcctattgttagccttattgaacaaaacaattttactaatcaatctttgcatattattggtcaacagcttgaccgtattgaagaaaaatttgttgaaaaaactgtttttgtttctgaaaaatctgttcttgttaaaactgagaaatctttgattgatttacccagtcaaagagaaaaagttatgtttaaaacttctcagtccaagactcttgaaattgttgacaaaatgctttctaatctaaagattaaaactgagggtactggtacttctacaagtactccaactgctcgaactatttccaaaaaagaaattgtttctgaagaaaatacagattctgatactgtttcttctatttcttctgttcctgcaaaaagaatctttgatgatgatttcccagaaattaaaagagtttttgggaactccaaacccatgtcttttacaaaaaattggtatccaaaacctactcctcttgatatgcagtttgaagagagatcttttcaaacacagttttctgtcTTTGCTGATAAgctctatgaatggaatattgatggtttgtctgaacaggaaatcattaataaaatgagtcacatgtctatggttggtattgcttatcaaaacaaccatgatcttgatcaacctgaaattgttaacttgcttcttactggtttttctggtactcttcgtggatggtgggattcatacatcactgaagaatccaaagagtctattaaacatgctgttaaaaagaatgatgaaggtttgcctatttttgatgaaagtattggtcgtggtattcctgatggtgttaataccttgatctataccattctcaaacattttgttggtactccatccaatatttcatcccgtgtttctgattatttgaataatttgagttgtccaactatgtctgattacagatggtatcaagatgtttttacttccagggtgatgctccggaaagattgccataagccttattggaaagaaaagtttattgacggtctgcctcctatctttgctcataaggtaaaacaagaattaatgggtaaaaatgattctattgattatgataatttaacttatggtgatatttttagtactattaaaaaacttggtattaatatgtgcaatgatgaaaaattgttaaaacaccaattaaagaataaaagaaaagctaaatatgaaatggaaaatttctgtgaacaatatggtttgcctcctattgctccttctaggcaaaaaagtaaaaaacatgataaaagccataaaaaatacagaaataactttattaaacctaatgatttctatactaagaagaaaaatgtttctaaaaaacatgttaaacaaagaccaagtaaaggtaaatgctttaactgtggaaaacctggacactttagtaaagactgtaaagaaaaacctggtaagttaaaaaacaagttcaacatgttaaacattgatgataatgtgcaagaagaattattcagaatccttgaatcaaacaccctgtctgattctttggaagatgatttttcttcttcatctgattcttgctatcaagctactgatgattcttctgattctcctaatattaaaattggttgtagagattcctgttgcaatgttattaatgctctcaccaagagtgaagaagatgaaaaattgataattcagctaataaatcaaattcaaaaccctgaactccagaaagaatatttggataggtttaagaaaaacttgataagagatgaaattggtaaaaaaccaaaatcaaccataagttttgaagaaactttggaaagatttaataaaaagaaatctaaagaactaactgttaatgatctccaaaatgaaattcatattgttaaacaagatataaatgaattaaaacatgaatttaaaagcatgaaaagtgataaccataatctcaaacaagaattgacaatgctaaaacttgataaagatcttaataaatcTAGTAACGAACAAAATGAGCACAGTGATGGAAATGATTCcagtcaacaggctcttctttctgataaaggtactcctgatactttcactaatccccaacttgcttttgttaataaattatttcctccaaaatggtttacaaaagttaaaattgttgtttctcgtgattatcatttcactgttattgctatgattgattctggtgcagatatgaactgtatccaagaaggattaattccctcaaaatattttgagaaatctactgaaagattggtttctgctaatggttctcaaatgaaaattgagtatgaattgaataatgctcaggtgtgccatgataatgtttgtttcaagatttcttctgttcttgtcaaaaatatgactgataaagtgattcttggtctgccatttattaacgctttgtatccctttcttgttgaacatgatggaattactactgatccatttggacagaaagtaaaattcaaatttgcttcaaagtttgaaattgatattgataatctgtCTTATAAGAGAGACTCTCCCATGAATGAACTTGTTCAAGAACTAATAATGAATTctgatgattttaaaggtaattttcataacaccaaaatgttaaaaactatccattatcctaacaatattaatgattctttgcaggaatcggataatgatgcgtggataaataccactaataagtgggacaataataatattcatatttataccactagtaagtggattattatggaaaggaaaaacaagggaaaagctcCTGCACAGGACTATTCTCAAAACAAAGGGTTCCCAGCTGGACGaccttttaaaatgcatgaaggcgcatcttctggtgtaaaacccagtggatcaacatcccttcaaggaGATGTCCCAGCAGAGGTGACATACTCTAATGgtgatatattaattgcttTACAGGAAGTTTCGTCAAAAAATCtacaattccacaatggaaCCTATTCAGAATTACCAGattctattaaattcattcttgataaccttcagtttgcttttaccaaaaaccacagtaatgtttttcacaaaacccttagagcccttgaaatccaccttgttaacCTTACTGCTCAAAACGAGATTTATATGAGCCATTATGGTAACCTTATTCCAGAAAATGACCTTGCTTCAAATATTGACTTTGTTCCAAAAAATaaccttgtttcaaaaaatgaggCTCTTGTGAGCCGTCTTAAAGCCtacattagtcaactctttggccaagaggaaatccattcgatggataaaaagactataatgggcactgattgctagattgagtcttaagacccaatccATGTTAAGAAGTgttgttgccaacttgccttcaGATTTACAATCTCGTATTCTGGATAGCAAGGCTATGTCTAGGTCTTTTGACCTATGGTCCAAGTATTTCAGAAAACTTGTTACTGCTACTATTCTTGACCCTAATGAAATAGACGAAGGTGATAATGTCTTTATTCAGCTTGAATGGGAAGATCACTTTGGGAGCAGTctcagagtatatgaaaagaaacatccatttcctggtctccttattaattttgatgatggttcatatttcactgatgaagattcagatgatagtgatgatgatgatcctaATTCTAGCTGTCTTttccaaatgtttgaatatggctttgtTAGGTTTGTAAAGTTGACAAGTCATAAACAGGCCAGCCAACTTCCACAGATCATTCAGAATGCTATTAAAGGGTTTGAAAACTCTTCCACTAGACCTTTTGTTACTATTAGATGCTGGAGCACTCTACCAAAATGGGAGAGAAATAACTGGATGAATGTTA
This genomic window contains:
- the LOC126694075 gene encoding disease resistance protein RPM1-like, with the protein product MAEMVLFPLINRLIFLLTHEAKLLGGIHEEVSDIKDELIFLINMSHGHGSPVREETSPYFRRSLVESTFPSPMLSHSDSESPLFFPDNKSPKFSRSNSIGLLFPSVRSETTDSSQNDEEIIQNPTEPSFSHLFPPSNTTSDSETASSICDYGPTNLSISLLFPANKSETENENETEAEPETSSLSFTGSTPNLSQFYLSHSIMQFFPPARSPSQTDSSENYEIIPTDSHGYVCNGTPPAPAPIPKFSHFNSIESFFPPAAKTLVKQVRDVVFRIDVAIDQYLLHMAQHNPHRRGFTGFVHKTTHYLKTLKPRHKIAYEIQKIKASILKIKERTERYHFKSIVHGLSSRAPNVRWYDPRKASLYLDDTDIVGIEFHRDNLISWLVKGLPHHIIMLSILGMGGLGKTTLAKKVYDHQTVRGHFDCQAWISVSQSYNIEDLLRSMIKQFCEVKMKSPLLGMDLMDEESLILSLRNYLQQKRYVVVFDDIRKIDFWEDIKHVLPDNSKASRIIITTRKCEVVNFCKKSCPVYVHQLQPLPPRKAWELFCKRAFRNDFGGHCPLELEELSQEIVEKCQGLQLAINSIGGLLSTKHKTMSEWRNLHDNLAYESGTNPHLAGVHKVLSLSYEDLPYHLKSCLLYFGMYPENFRISCRTLIRQWIAEGFVNEIKDKTLEEIGQEYLIELIDKSLVQVLEVDVGGEVIVCGIHDLLHEIILQKMEDLGFCHVLSKGESSYEEPTRRMSVHRVSYGVLQRFKKSPIHSLLFFNINELPESFMSSFLKNFKLMKVLDFESTLLDHLPEDVGNLFHLKYLNLNGTKVKTLPKSIVKLQNLETLSLEQTLIQEVPFAINKLHKLRCLLAYYFDDNMDISLNILRGVKIHGSIGCLKALGNLQYVDANLGGVKLVEDLGKLSQLKDLGLVNLTKETGRALCTSIENMNSLTDLYVSLINEDEVVDLQPISSPPKCLRKISMKGRLAKLPDWISELQHLVSINFYWTRLSDDPFKAFQNLPNLAELILEMEAYNGEQLQIRKGGFPKLKVLGLADLTELISLNIYKEALPLLEKLSIERCPQLMEVPSGVQHLRNLSELIFTDMPSEFEQSLDPKQGSHYWIIEHVPFIFLRHKVHKGIFGYETHNLSSKYLERSKGTTINQVDVTNNNNGNDINASDDKG